A portion of the Eulemur rufifrons isolate Redbay chromosome 30, OSU_ERuf_1, whole genome shotgun sequence genome contains these proteins:
- the LOC138378020 gene encoding protein FAM156A/FAM156B-like has product MDPLQKWNPVLISGSSQMTAAETPQAGPAAPRPSRSEQLVVGLGNPRPGPGTGHHPAPLPEGLLQQRYREEKSLPERRWEKLAFPQKKKAILGHLRRRHRDHMAPYPAEREPRIAPSGSREQNRFRCECRYCQSHRPTLSGLPGERSGAPPASSWEALVQGLSGLTLSLGSSQPGLLPGGALQQQEREEKRQLERQQESKRVFQRLLKQWLEEN; this is encoded by the coding sequence ATGGATCCACTCCAGAAATGGAATCCAGTGTTGATCTCGGGATCTTCCCAGATGACGGCGGCAGAGACTCCGCAGGCGGGCCCGGCAGCCCCTCGGCCTTCCCGCTCGGAGCAGCTGGTGGTGGGCCTGGGAAACCCGCGCCCCGGCCCTGGCACCGGCCACCACCCTGCGCCCCTGCCAGAGGGGCTGCTCCAGCAGCGGTACCGAGAGGAGAAGAGCCTGCCAGAGAGGCGGTGGGAAAAGCTGGCCTTCCCGCAGAAGAAGAAAGCAATCCTGGGCCACCTGAGGCGCAGACACCGTGATCACATGGCCCCTTATCCGGCTGAGAGGGAACCGAGGATCGCTCCCTcggggagcagggagcagaaTCGATTCCGATGCGAGTGTCGATACTGCCAGAGCCACAGGCCCACTCTCTCCGGGCTCCCTGGGGAGAGGAGCGGGGCCCCTCCCGCGTCCTCCTGGGAGGCGCTGGTGCAGGGCCTCAGCGGCCTGACCCTCAGCCTGGGTAGCAGCCAGCCCGGCCTTCTGCCCGGGGGGGCGCTCcagcagcaggagagagaggagaagcgCCAACTGGAGAGGCAGCAGGAGAGCAAGAGAGTGTTCCAGAGGCTGCTCAAGCAGTGGTTAGAGGAAAACTGA